One region of Mycobacterium riyadhense genomic DNA includes:
- a CDS encoding nucleotidyltransferase family protein: MSLSESIVVGVLLAAGAGRRYGKPKVLVEGWLDAAVSALRDGGCADVIVVLGAAEIPAPSGVIAITAPDWQQGLSASVRAGLAEAKRRNADYAALHVIDTPDVDAKVVARVVDRAFTSRSGLARAYFGDRPGHPVVIAREHWPDVLVRIRGDQGAAAYLRSAPGVEAVECADLASGRDVDEPGSAGRAGSCRR, encoded by the coding sequence GTGTCGTTATCGGAGTCGATAGTTGTCGGCGTCTTACTGGCCGCGGGCGCCGGCCGCCGGTATGGCAAGCCGAAGGTGCTGGTCGAGGGCTGGCTGGACGCCGCGGTGAGCGCGTTGCGCGACGGCGGCTGCGCCGATGTCATTGTGGTGCTCGGTGCCGCCGAGATTCCGGCCCCATCGGGTGTCATTGCGATCACCGCGCCGGACTGGCAGCAGGGTCTTAGCGCCTCGGTTCGTGCCGGTTTGGCCGAGGCGAAACGCCGAAATGCGGACTACGCCGCCTTGCACGTGATTGATACTCCCGACGTCGACGCCAAGGTGGTTGCTCGGGTCGTTGACCGCGCATTTACATCCCGCAGCGGTCTGGCGCGGGCATACTTCGGCGACCGGCCGGGCCATCCGGTGGTCATCGCGCGCGAGCATTGGCCCGACGTGCTGGTCCGGATTCGCGGGGATCAGGGTGCGGCCGCATACCTACGCAGTGCCCCCGGTGTCGAGGCTGTGGAATGTGCGGACCTGGCTAGCGGTCGCGACGTCGACGAGCCGGGCTCTGCCGGGCGCGCCGGTTCATGCCGTCGATAA